The Cellulomonas fulva genome includes a window with the following:
- a CDS encoding basic amino acid/polyamine antiporter: MTTTPPAPAPTGLGVRTMTTLVVGSMVGAGVFSLPRQFSAETGIAGALVAWGVAGGGMLMLALVFQMLAVRRPDLDAGVYAYAKAGFGEYLGFFSAFGYWASACVGNVTYWVLVMSTLGAVVPALGDGGTPLAVAAASAGLWLMFALVRRGVREATAINRVVTVAKVVPIVVFVLIAAFAVDPDVLAANWHGGADAGPLLEQVRGTMLATVFVFLGVEGASTYSRHARRRSDVGRATLLGFGSVLALFASVTLVSYGILPADEIAELREPSMAGVLEAVVGSWGGALVGVGLVVSVLGAYLAWTLMAAEVLLVAARDGDMPRFLSRTNAADAPVPALALSTCLAQVVLLLTLLSDDAFDFAFDLTSSLVLVPYVLSAGFALRLVLRRETFADGAPGSRRGWLVVSAVATAYTLWLLYAAGPTYLLIAFLAYAPATVLFVMTRREQGRRVFSGRELVVLAVSVTGAVVGLVALVTGRVAL; encoded by the coding sequence ATGACCACGACGCCCCCGGCACCCGCCCCGACCGGGCTGGGCGTGCGGACCATGACGACGCTCGTCGTCGGCTCGATGGTGGGCGCCGGCGTCTTCTCCCTGCCGCGCCAGTTCTCCGCGGAGACCGGGATCGCGGGGGCGCTCGTCGCCTGGGGCGTCGCGGGCGGCGGCATGCTCATGCTCGCCCTGGTCTTCCAGATGCTCGCCGTCCGCCGTCCCGACCTCGACGCGGGCGTCTACGCGTACGCCAAGGCGGGGTTCGGCGAGTACCTGGGGTTCTTCTCCGCGTTCGGCTACTGGGCGTCCGCGTGCGTCGGCAACGTGACCTACTGGGTGCTCGTCATGTCCACCCTGGGCGCGGTGGTGCCGGCGCTCGGGGACGGCGGGACGCCGCTGGCCGTGGCCGCCGCGAGCGCGGGCCTGTGGCTGATGTTCGCGCTCGTGCGCCGGGGCGTGCGCGAGGCGACCGCCATCAACCGCGTCGTCACCGTGGCCAAGGTCGTCCCGATCGTCGTCTTCGTGCTGATCGCCGCGTTCGCCGTCGACCCGGACGTCCTCGCCGCCAACTGGCACGGCGGCGCGGACGCCGGCCCGCTGCTCGAGCAGGTGCGCGGCACCATGCTCGCCACGGTGTTCGTCTTCCTCGGCGTCGAGGGCGCGAGCACGTACTCCCGCCACGCGCGGCGCCGGTCCGACGTCGGGCGCGCGACCCTCCTCGGCTTCGGCTCGGTGCTCGCGCTGTTCGCGTCCGTCACGCTCGTCTCCTACGGGATCCTCCCGGCCGACGAGATCGCGGAGCTGCGCGAGCCGTCGATGGCGGGCGTGCTCGAGGCGGTGGTCGGCTCCTGGGGCGGCGCGCTCGTGGGCGTCGGGCTCGTCGTGTCCGTGCTAGGGGCCTACCTCGCGTGGACGCTCATGGCCGCCGAGGTGCTGCTGGTCGCCGCCCGGGACGGCGACATGCCGCGGTTCCTGAGCCGGACCAACGCCGCCGACGCGCCCGTCCCCGCGCTCGCCCTGTCGACCTGCCTGGCGCAGGTGGTGCTGCTCCTGACCTTGCTCTCGGACGACGCCTTCGACTTCGCGTTCGACCTCACCAGCTCGCTCGTGCTGGTGCCGTACGTCCTCTCGGCGGGGTTCGCCCTGCGGCTCGTCCTGCGGCGCGAGACGTTCGCGGACGGCGCGCCCGGTTCCCGACGAGGCTGGCTCGTCGTCAGCGCGGTGGCCACGGCCTACACGCTGTGGCTGCTCTACGCCGCCGGCCCGACGTACCTGCTGATCGCCTTCCTCGCCTACGCGCCCGCGACCGTCCTGTTCGTCATGACGCGCCGGGAGCAGGGCCGGCGCGTGTTCAGCGGGCGCGAGCTCGTCGTCCTCGCGGTCTCCGTCACGGGCGCCGTGGTCGGCCTCGTGGCGCTGGTCACCGGCCGCGTCGCCCTCTGA
- a CDS encoding YibE/F family protein: protein MDHAAHVHALEPARVAPRDHRRARRVFAAILLPALALTLYGLGALWPRGEQPVLDTSAPGSTVRVLTVEGVDPGAEPGQEVTATLGDGTAVVVSVPPEYLDEVGAGDRLRVVDLGSDDVYGDLGTPYVFLDFVRGPPLAALGIVFGVLVLLVARWRGLGALVGLGLAFGVLGVFTLPALLAGMPALPVALVSSSLIMFVVLYLAHGVSLRTSTALLGTLVGLVLTAGIAAWATGAAHLTGLSDEYALDLRNVAPAMSLRDVLLCGMVLAGLGVLNDVTITQASAVWELRAADPAASRRDLFTRGMRIGRDHIASTVYTIAFAYVGAALPLVLLVSVADRALLESLTSGELAEEVARTLVGSIGLVLAIPVTTAIAALVVSAGARPPDQDRRLEQDPDHRRDRDRDRDHDRDHGPRPHDATAP from the coding sequence GCCCTCGAGCCGGCGCGCGTCGCGCCGCGGGACCACCGGCGGGCGCGGCGCGTCTTCGCGGCGATCCTGCTGCCGGCCCTGGCGCTCACGCTGTACGGGCTCGGCGCGCTCTGGCCGCGCGGCGAGCAGCCGGTGCTCGACACCAGCGCGCCCGGCAGCACGGTGCGCGTGCTCACGGTCGAGGGCGTCGACCCCGGCGCCGAGCCCGGCCAGGAGGTCACCGCGACGCTCGGGGACGGGACGGCCGTGGTGGTCAGCGTCCCGCCGGAGTACCTCGACGAGGTCGGCGCGGGCGACCGGCTGCGCGTCGTGGACCTCGGGTCCGACGACGTCTACGGCGACCTCGGCACACCGTACGTGTTCCTCGACTTCGTGCGCGGGCCGCCGCTCGCCGCGCTCGGGATCGTGTTCGGGGTGCTCGTGCTGCTGGTCGCGCGCTGGCGCGGGCTGGGGGCGCTCGTCGGGCTCGGCCTCGCGTTCGGCGTGCTGGGCGTGTTCACGCTGCCCGCGCTCCTGGCCGGCATGCCCGCGCTCCCCGTCGCGCTCGTCAGCTCCTCGCTGATCATGTTCGTCGTGCTGTACCTGGCGCACGGCGTCTCGCTGCGCACGTCCACCGCGCTGCTCGGGACGCTCGTCGGCCTGGTCCTGACGGCCGGGATCGCGGCGTGGGCCACGGGCGCCGCGCACCTCACGGGCCTGTCCGACGAGTACGCGCTCGACCTGCGCAACGTCGCGCCGGCCATGAGTCTGCGCGACGTGCTGCTGTGCGGCATGGTGCTGGCCGGCCTGGGCGTGCTCAACGACGTGACGATCACCCAGGCCTCGGCGGTGTGGGAGCTCCGCGCGGCCGACCCCGCGGCGTCGCGGCGCGACCTGTTCACGCGGGGCATGCGCATCGGCCGCGACCACATCGCCTCGACCGTCTACACGATCGCGTTCGCCTACGTCGGGGCCGCCCTGCCGCTGGTGCTGCTGGTGAGCGTCGCCGACCGCGCGCTGCTCGAGTCGCTCACCAGCGGCGAGCTGGCCGAGGAGGTGGCGCGCACCCTCGTCGGCTCGATCGGCCTGGTCCTGGCGATCCCGGTCACCACCGCGATCGCGGCGCTGGTGGTCAGTGCCGGCGCCCGGCCGCCCGACCAGGACCGACGGCTTGAGCAGGACCCTGACCATCGCCGTGACCGTGACCGTGACCGTGACCATGACCGTGACCATGGGCCGCGGCCTCACGACGCAACCGCGCCGTGA